GCAGCAGCGCGGCCTTGTCCGTTCTCTCCCAGGTGAACTCGGGTTCGTCGCGGCCGAAGTGGCCGTAGGCGGCGGTCTTGGCGTAGATCGGGCGTTGCAGGTCGAGCATTTGCAGGATGCCCTTGGGCCGCAGGTCGAAGTGCTGCGCCACCAGCTCGGCAATCCGCGTGTCCGGGACCACGCCGGTGCCTTCGGTATAGACGGTGACGTTCATCGGCCGCGCCACGCCGATGGCGTAGGCCACCTGGATCTGGCACTGGCGCGCCAGGCCGGCGGCGACGATGTTCTTGGCCACGTAGCGGCAGGCGTAGGCGGCGCTGCGGTCCACCTTGGTCGGGTCCTTGCCGCTGAAGGCACCTCCGCCATGCGGGCAGGAGCCGCCGTAGGTGTCGACGATGATCTTGCGCCCGGTCAGGCCGCAGTCACCCTGGGGGCCGCCGGTGACGAAGCGTCCGGTGGGGTTGATCAGGTACTTGGTGTCCTTGAGCCATTCGGCGGGCAGCACCGGCTTGATGATCTGCTCGACCACGGCTTCGATGAAGCTGGCCTTCATCTTCGTCGGCGTCTCGGACTGGTCGGGGCTGTGCTGGGTGGAGAGCACCACGGTGTCGATGCTGTGCACCTTGCCGTCGATGTAGCGCATCGTCACCTGGCTCTTGGCGTCGGGACGCAGGAAGGGCAGGGCGCCGCTCTTGCGCTGCTGCGCCTGGCGCTCGACCAGACGGTGGGCGTAATAGCTGGGCGCCGGCATCAGCGTGTCGGTCTCGTCGCAGGCGTAGCCGAACATCAGGCCCTGGTCGCCGGCGCCGGTGTTCAGGTGGTCGTCGCTCGCCTGGTCCACGCCCTGCGCGATGTCGTTGCTCTGCTTGTCGTAGGCCACCAGCACCGCGCAGCCCTTGTAATCGATGCCGTAGTCGGTGTTGTCGTAGCCGATGCGGCGGATGGTGTCGCGCGCCACCTGGATGTAGTCGACCTGGGCGTTGGTGGTGATCTCGCCGGCCAGCACCACCAGGCCGGTATTGGTCAGGGTTTCTGCAGCGACGCGCGAGCGGGGGTCCTGGGCAAGAACGGCGTCGAGGATGGCGTCGGAAATCTGGTCGGCCACCTTGTCGGGATGGCCTTCGGAGACGGATTCGGAAGTGAAGAGAAAGTCGCTCGCCATTTGTGCATAAACTCCTGGTTTCTAAGCATTTGGGGCGTTGCCCAAGCCTCCTCAGGAGCTTTGCGGCGAACGCTTTAGCAGTCTTGTTTCACGTCGCCCTGCAAGTTGCTCGGTTAACTCGGCGACCGCGCCATTGTAGTGAATGCCCCTGATCTTTCGCTTCTTGTCTCTGCTGCCGCTGTGGTTGCTGCATGGCCTGGGCGCGCTGCTGGGCTGGCTGGTGTTCGCGCTGTCGCCCACCTACCGGCGCCGCTTCATCGCGCATGCGCGGCTTGCAGGCTATTCGCTGCGCGCCGTCGGCTCTGCGGTGGGACACGCCGGGCGCATGGTGGCCGAGGCGCCGCGGCTGTGGCTGCGCGCGGCGCTGCCACCGTGCGAGGTGCGCGGCGCCGAATGCGTGGAGCAGGCCTGGGCCGCCGGGCGCGGGATCGTCTTTCTCACGCCGCACATCGGCTGCTTCGAGCTGTCCGTGCAGGAGGGTGCGCGCCGCTGGGCGCCCGGGCACGGGCCTTTCACCATCCTGTACCGGCCGGCGCGCCAGGCCTGGCTGGCCCGGATGCTGGCCCAGGCGCGCCAGCGCCCTGGCATCCGCGCCGTGCCCACCAATCTGCAGGGGGTGCGCCAGATGATCAAGGCCTTGCGGCGCGGCGGGGCTGTGGGCTTGCTGCCCGACCAGGTGCCGCCCCGGGGCATGGGCGTGTGGGCGCCGTTTTTCGGGCGTGAGGCCTACACCATGACGCTGGCGGCGCGGCTGGTGCAGCAGACGGGGGCGGCCGTGATCCTGGCGCGCTGCGAGCGCCTGAGGCTGGGGCGCGGCTACGTGCTGCACCTGCAGGCGCTGGAGCAGGCGCTGGCCCCCGAAGTGGATGCGGCCGTGCGCCAGATCAATGCCGCGCTGGAAGCGCAGATCCGGCAATGCCCGCAGCAGTACCTGTGGGGCTATGGGCGCTACAAGCAGCCGCGCGAGCCGGAGGTGGCCGCTTGATGACGCGACTGGCCATCGCCGCGCTGAATCTGCTCGCGCGCCTGCCCCTGCCCTGGCTGCGCGCGCTGGGCACGGGCCTGGGGCGGGTGCTGTTCGTGCTGGCGCGCAGCCGGCGCGCGGTGGCGCTGCGCAACCTGCAGCTGTGCTTTCCCGAGCTGCCCGAGCCGCAGCGGCGCGCCTGGGCGCGGGCCTCGTTCGAGGCGTTCTGCCAGACCTTTCTGGACCGCGGCTGGCTGTGGAGCGGCTCCGAAGCGCTGCTGCGCGCGCGCGTCAAGCTCACCGGCGCGGTGGCGGAGCTCGACGACCCCTCGCCCATCATCGTGTTCGCTCCGCACTTCTATGGCATGGACGCGGGCGGGCTGGCACTGCCGCTGCGCACCCGGCGCGAGTTCACCTCGATCTATACCGCCAACTCCAATCCGGTGCTCGATGCCTGGCTCACCGAGGGGCGCCAGCGCTTTGGCGCCTCGCGCATGCTCAACCGCGCCGAAGGGGTCAAACCCATCATCAGCTGCCTGCGCAAGGGCGGTCTGCTGTATCTGCTGCCGGACATGGACCACGGCGCCGCCGGTTCGCTCTTCGTGCCTTTCTTTGCCGTGCCCGATGCGGCCACGCTGCCCTCGCTGTCGCGCTTTGCGCGCCTGGGGCGGGCCAAGGTGCTGGCGCTGTATACCCGCATCACGCCGCAGGGCTATGAGGCCCGTTTGACGCCCGCCTGGCAGGACTTTCCCACCGACGACGTGGCGGCGGACACCGCGCGCATGAATCGCGAGCTGGAGGCCGCGATCCGCACCATGCCGGCGCAGTATTACTGGGTGCACCGCCGCTTCAAGACCCGTCCGCCGGGGCAGGAGTCGGTGTACCGCTGAGGGCCGGCGCGCTCTCTAGAATCGGCCGCTTTCACCGAACCCGAAAGATTGCCCCGCCATGTCCGAGACCCTGAGCCGCGAGCGCTCCCATGCGATGGTGCAGGTGGCGCTGTTTGCGGCGCTGACGGCGGTGCTGGGCCTGATCCCCAAGCTTGATCTGCCGTTTGGCGTGCCCATTACCCTGCAGTCGCTCGGGCCCATGCTGGCCGGTTGCTTTCTCGGGGCGCGGCGCGGCTTCCAGGCCATGGCGTTGTTCGAACTCGCCGTGGCGGCGGGCCTGCCGCTGCTGGCGGGCGGGCGTGGCGGGCTGGGGGCGTTTGCCGCGCCCACTTCCGGCTACCTCGTCGGCTTCATTCTGGCGGCGGCTGCCACGGGGCTGTTGATGGGCAGGTTGCCGCGCGCCACGCCGCTGCAAGCGGCCATCAGCGCCTTCGTGGCATCGGCCGTGGGGGGCGTGCTGCTCTTGCATGCCAGCGGCATTCTCGGGCTGATGCAGTTTGCCGCCATGCCGCTGCAAAAGGCCTTGCTGCTGGACCTGGCCTTCGTGCCGGGCGATCTGCTCAAGTGCGCGGTCTGCGCCCTCGTCGTGCACGCGGTGGCCAAGGCCATGCCGGATTGGCCGCTGGGCGGCCGCCGGCGCTAGCGCGCTGCTTCAGGCCTGTTCGGGCGGCGCCGGCGGCGCAGCCTCGGCGTCCGCCGCAGCGTTCGCCTCAGGGCGGGTCCATTGCCAGAGCAGCTGCGCCACCTCCTCCACCCCCTGTTTGCTCAGTGCGGAAAACAGCCGCACCTCGCCGCCGCCGGCCTGCAGCCGGGTGATGGACAGCGCCTTGGCCTGCTGCGCGCGGGTGAGCTTGTCGGCTTTGGTGAGCAGCACCAGAAACCTCAGCCCGGCCTGCACGCGCGGGCGCAGCGCGTCCAGCAGCGCCTCATCGAGCTCGGTCAGCCCCAGGCGCGGGTCGCACAGCAGCACGAAGGCACTGAGGCTTTCGCGCTGCACCAGGTAGTTGAGCATCACGCGCTGCCAGCGCAGCTTGTCCTCGCGCGAGACCGCTGCGTAGCCGTAGCCGGGCAGATCGGCGAGCACCGCATCCATCGCGCCCTGACGGCCGAGCGCAAACAGGTTGATGTGCTGCGTGCGCCCGGGCTTCTTGGAGGCGAAGGCCAGCTGGCGCTGCTGCGCCAGGGTGTTGATGGCCGTGGACTTGCCGGCGTTGGAGCGGCCGACGAAGGCGATCTCGGGCACCTGCACCTCGGGCAACTGGTGCAGCTGGGCGGCGGTGGTGAAAAACCGGGCGGTGTGCATCCAGGCCATGGCGGCGCGGCCATCGATGCAGAGGGGCGCGGTGCTGGTGGTGTCGGCGGGGCTGGATGGCGGCATGGAAGGCGTCGGAGAGCAGTGGACGGCATTGTAGAATCCGAGGGTTTTTGCGCCTGTAACTTCAAGACCGTCCCTATGAAGCTGATTGCCTCCCTGCTGATGTCTGCCGCGCTGGCGGTTTCCTCGGTCAGCGCCATCGCCGCTGATGGCCCGGCCAAGCCCGACCCGGCCCAGGGCGAGGCCAGTTACACGGCGGTGTGCGCTGCCTGCCACGGGGCCGACGGCAATTCCATGCTGCCCAACACGCCCTCGCTGGCGCAGCAGTTTCCCGAATACCTGGCCAAGCAGCTGCACGAATTCAAGTCCGGCAAGCGCGAGGATGCGGTGATGCAGGGCATGGCCGCCACGCTGGACGATGACGGCATTCGCAACGTTTCCGCCTGGCTCGGGGCGCAGAAGGCCAAGGACAGTGCCGCCAAGGATGCCGAACTCGCAGCAGTGGGTGAGCGCATCTACCGCGGCGGCGCGCAAGACCGCGGCGTGGCCGCCTGCGCCGGCTGCCACAGCCCCAATGGCGCGGGCATTCCGGCGCAATACCCGCGCCTGGCCGGCCAGCACCAGGACTACACCATCAAGCAGCTGGCGGAGTTCCGCGATGGCAAGCGCGCCAACAGCGCCACCATGCACGACGTGGCCAAGTACCTGACCGATCGCGAAGTGCAGGCTCTGGCGGACTACATCGCCGGATTGCGCTGATTTGCGGCGGGCGCGGAACACCGCGCCGCCCGGGACACTCCAATGCAGGCAGGCTGCCACCGGGCGCCTGCCTGTTTTTTTTTGCGTCCGCGCTGGCGCGGGCGCGTCCACCGGAGACCGGCCATGTTGCTGCTGCCCCAGCCTACCGAATCGACAGCCATCCGCCCCAGCGAGATCACGCCCGAGCCGCTTTACCTGCGCCGGCGCTCCTGGCTGCGCAAGGCAGGCAGAGCCGGCGCGGGGCTCGCGCTGGCACGGTGGCTACCCGCCGCGCAGGCGCGCCAGATGGCTGAGGCGGACCTGGCGCCGCTCAAGGGGGAGCCCTCGAAGGTCGACGCCGCAATGACCATGGAGCCCCTCACGCGCTTCGAGGATGCCACCGGCTACAACAACTTCTATGAATTCGGCTCCGGCAAGACCGACCCGGCCGAGCATGCGCACCGGCTGCGCACCCGGCCCTGGACGGTCGAGGTGGGCGGCCTGGCGCACAAGCCGCAGACCTTCGACATTGATGCGCTGCTGCGGCTGGGTGCGATGCAAGAGCGCATCTACCGGCTGCGCTGCGTCGAAGGCTGGTCCATGGTGATTCCCTGGGTCGGCTATTCGCTGTCGGCCCTGCTCGCCCGGGTGCAACCGATGGGCAGTGCGCGCTACGTGCAGTTCGAAACCCTGGCCGACAAGGCCTCTATGCCGGGCGTGCGCAGCTCCATCCTGCAGTGGCCCTACGTGGAGGGCCTGCGCCTGGACGAGGCCATGCATCCGCTGACGCTGCTGGCCTTCGGCATGTACGGGCGTGTGCTGCCGCCGCAAAACGGCGCGCCGCTGCGCGTGGTGGTGCCGTGGAAATACGGCTTCAAGAGCGCCAAGAGCATCGTGCGCATCCGCCTGGTCGAGCAGCAGCCGCCCACCGCCTGGAACGTGGCGGCGCCGCAGGAATACGGCTTCTATTCCAACGTCAACCCCGAGGTGCCGCATCCGCGCTGGAGCCAGGCGAGCGAGCGGCGCATAGGCGAAGGGGGCCTGTTCGCCAAGCGGCGCCCGACGCTGCCCTTCAACGGCTATGCCAACCAGGTCGCAGAGCTCTACGCGGGCATGGATCTGAAGAAATATTACTGATGGCGGCGCGCCAATGGCAGGCGCCGGCAGGGCGCGCGCTCAAGCCCCTGCTGTTCGTCCTGTGCCTGCTGCCCATGCTCTACCTGGCCTGGGGCGCCGCGACCGACGGCCTGGGCGCCAACCCCGCGGAGCGCCTGATCCGCGACAGCGGCGACTGGACGCTGCGCCTGCTCTGCGCCACGCTGGCCGTCACGCCCCTGCGCCGGCTGCTGGCCTGGCCCGCTCTGGCGCGCCTGAGGCGCATGCTCGGGCTGTTCACCTTCAGCTATGCCTGCCTGCACCTGTCGTGCTATGCGGTGCTGGACATGGGGCTGGATGTGCCGGCCATCGTGGGCGACGTCCTGCAGCGCCCCTTCATCCTGGTGGGCATGGTCGCGTATGCGCTGCTGCTGTTGTTGTGGCTGACCTCGTTTGCCACCGTGATCCGGCGCCTGGGCGGGCGCACCTGGCAGACACTGCACCGCAGCATCTACCTCGTCGCGCTGCTGGCCATGGTGCATTTTTTCCTGATGCGTGCGGGCAAGCGCGACTTTGCCGAGGTCTTTGCCTACGGGGTGCTGCTGGCGGCGCTGCTGGGTGCGCGCCTGCCGTGGTGGCGGCGTGCGCGCTGGAGCGCGGCTCGCCGCCCTGGATCGCTATCCCAAAAGTAGCTGTTGGCGCTTGACCAGCAAGGGCTGAAGCCGTTTTTGATTCAGATTTTTTCAGCGGGCAGCAGGCGTTCGCAGCGGAAGATGTCGCTGACCGACTCGCGCTCGCGGACCAGGTGCACCTGCGCCCCGTCAACCAGCACCTCCGCCGCACGCGCACGCGTGTTGTAGGTGCTGCCCATGGCGCTGCAGTAGGCGCCGGCCGACAGCACCGCCAGCCAGTCGCCCGGCCGCACCGCCAGGCTGCGCTCGCGCCCCAGCCAGTCGCCGCTCTCGCAGATCGGCCCGACCACGTCGTAGGTCTGGTGCGGGGCGGATGAGGCTTGATCCAGCGGCACGATCGCGTGGTAGGCCTCGTACATCATGGGCCGCGGCAGGTCGTTCATCGCCGCATCGACGATGCAGAAATTCTTCTGCTCGCCGGGCTTGAGGTAGAGCACCTCGGTCAGGCACACGCCGGCGTTGCCCACCAGCGAGCGGCCGGGTTCGACCATCAGCAGGCGCTGGCCGTAGCCGCGCTGGTCCACACGCGCCAGCAGCTTGGCCCACAGCGCGTCGGCCGCGGGCGGCGTGTCGCCCTGGTAATCGATGCCCAGGCCGCCGCCGAAGTCGATGTGCTCGAGCGCGATGCCCTGCGCCTCCACCGCCTGCACCAGGTCCAGTACCTTGTCCATGGCGTCCAGATAGGGCGTCTCCTCGGTGATCTGCGAGCCGATGTGGCAGTCTATGCCCTTGACCTGCAGCCCCGGCAGCTGCGCCGCGCGCCGGTAGGTGGCCAGTACCCGTTCGTGCGCGACGCCGAACTTGTTGTCCTTCAGGCCGGTGGAAATGTAGGGGTGGGTATGGGCATCCACGTTAGGGTTGACGCGGATGCTCACCGGCGCGCGCATGCCCAGCGCCTGGGCCACGGCGCTCAGCACCTCGAGCTCGGCTTCGCTCTCGACGTTGAAGCAGGCGATGCCCGCCTGCAGTGCCTGGCGCATTTCGCCGCGCGTCTTGCCGACGCCGGAAAACACTACCGTGGCGGGGTCGGCGCCGGCGGCCAGCACGCGCTGCAGCTCGCCGCCCGAGACGATGTCGAAGCCGCACCCGGCGCGCGCAAAGACCTGCAGCACGGCCAGCGAGGAGTTGGCCTTCATCGCGTAGCAGATGCGCGCACGGCGGCCGGCAAAGCCGCGCTGGTAGGCGGCCAGCGCGTCGAGCATGGCCGCGCGCGAGTAGACGTACAGCGGCGTGCCGTATTCGCGTGCCAGATCGGCCAGCCTGGCGTCTTCCAGATGCAGCGCGCCGCTTCGATAGTGCAGGTGCGGGCGGCCGGGCAGGGGGGCGGCGTCGTTCATGGTTGCTTGCGGGCGGGGGTGGCCGCGTCTTGCGTGGTCTGGGGGGCCGGTGCGCTGGCGGCAGCCGGTGCCTGGGCGGGCACGCCGGCCGCCTCGGGCGCGGGCAGGTACAGCGGCCCGCGCTGGCCGCAGGAGGCGAGCAGCAGCGCGCAGGCCGCAAGGGTCAGGCTGGCGCTCAGGGAGTGTTGCCGGATGGTGGGCATGTGCTGCGTGGGCCTAGGGGTATCAATTGCGGAACAGGTCCAGGATGCGGTTGCGCTCTTCACTCGTCGGGCGCACCGGGGTTGCGTCGCTGCCGGAGGCGCTGCCATCCAGCAGGCTGGCCACGCCCGCGCCGCGTGCGTATTCGTCGTAATACCACTCGCCGCCCACGTTGGTCACGCCCGGCGGC
This portion of the Comamonas flocculans genome encodes:
- the metK gene encoding methionine adenosyltransferase, which encodes MASDFLFTSESVSEGHPDKVADQISDAILDAVLAQDPRSRVAAETLTNTGLVVLAGEITTNAQVDYIQVARDTIRRIGYDNTDYGIDYKGCAVLVAYDKQSNDIAQGVDQASDDHLNTGAGDQGLMFGYACDETDTLMPAPSYYAHRLVERQAQQRKSGALPFLRPDAKSQVTMRYIDGKVHSIDTVVLSTQHSPDQSETPTKMKASFIEAVVEQIIKPVLPAEWLKDTKYLINPTGRFVTGGPQGDCGLTGRKIIVDTYGGSCPHGGGAFSGKDPTKVDRSAAYACRYVAKNIVAAGLARQCQIQVAYAIGVARPMNVTVYTEGTGVVPDTRIAELVAQHFDLRPKGILQMLDLQRPIYAKTAAYGHFGRDEPEFTWERTDKAALLRAAAGL
- a CDS encoding lysophospholipid acyltransferase family protein, with the protein product MPLIFRFLSLLPLWLLHGLGALLGWLVFALSPTYRRRFIAHARLAGYSLRAVGSAVGHAGRMVAEAPRLWLRAALPPCEVRGAECVEQAWAAGRGIVFLTPHIGCFELSVQEGARRWAPGHGPFTILYRPARQAWLARMLAQARQRPGIRAVPTNLQGVRQMIKALRRGGAVGLLPDQVPPRGMGVWAPFFGREAYTMTLAARLVQQTGAAVILARCERLRLGRGYVLHLQALEQALAPEVDAAVRQINAALEAQIRQCPQQYLWGYGRYKQPREPEVAA
- a CDS encoding lysophospholipid acyltransferase family protein translates to MTRLAIAALNLLARLPLPWLRALGTGLGRVLFVLARSRRAVALRNLQLCFPELPEPQRRAWARASFEAFCQTFLDRGWLWSGSEALLRARVKLTGAVAELDDPSPIIVFAPHFYGMDAGGLALPLRTRREFTSIYTANSNPVLDAWLTEGRQRFGASRMLNRAEGVKPIISCLRKGGLLYLLPDMDHGAAGSLFVPFFAVPDAATLPSLSRFARLGRAKVLALYTRITPQGYEARLTPAWQDFPTDDVAADTARMNRELEAAIRTMPAQYYWVHRRFKTRPPGQESVYR
- a CDS encoding biotin transporter BioY, translated to MSETLSRERSHAMVQVALFAALTAVLGLIPKLDLPFGVPITLQSLGPMLAGCFLGARRGFQAMALFELAVAAGLPLLAGGRGGLGAFAAPTSGYLVGFILAAAATGLLMGRLPRATPLQAAISAFVASAVGGVLLLHASGILGLMQFAAMPLQKALLLDLAFVPGDLLKCAVCALVVHAVAKAMPDWPLGGRRR
- the yihA gene encoding ribosome biogenesis GTP-binding protein YihA/YsxC, whose product is MPPSSPADTTSTAPLCIDGRAAMAWMHTARFFTTAAQLHQLPEVQVPEIAFVGRSNAGKSTAINTLAQQRQLAFASKKPGRTQHINLFALGRQGAMDAVLADLPGYGYAAVSREDKLRWQRVMLNYLVQRESLSAFVLLCDPRLGLTELDEALLDALRPRVQAGLRFLVLLTKADKLTRAQQAKALSITRLQAGGGEVRLFSALSKQGVEEVAQLLWQWTRPEANAAADAEAAPPAPPEQA
- a CDS encoding c-type cytochrome, translating into MKLIASLLMSAALAVSSVSAIAADGPAKPDPAQGEASYTAVCAACHGADGNSMLPNTPSLAQQFPEYLAKQLHEFKSGKREDAVMQGMAATLDDDGIRNVSAWLGAQKAKDSAAKDAELAAVGERIYRGGAQDRGVAACAGCHSPNGAGIPAQYPRLAGQHQDYTIKQLAEFRDGKRANSATMHDVAKYLTDREVQALADYIAGLR
- the msrP gene encoding protein-methionine-sulfoxide reductase catalytic subunit MsrP, whose translation is MLLLPQPTESTAIRPSEITPEPLYLRRRSWLRKAGRAGAGLALARWLPAAQARQMAEADLAPLKGEPSKVDAAMTMEPLTRFEDATGYNNFYEFGSGKTDPAEHAHRLRTRPWTVEVGGLAHKPQTFDIDALLRLGAMQERIYRLRCVEGWSMVIPWVGYSLSALLARVQPMGSARYVQFETLADKASMPGVRSSILQWPYVEGLRLDEAMHPLTLLAFGMYGRVLPPQNGAPLRVVVPWKYGFKSAKSIVRIRLVEQQPPTAWNVAAPQEYGFYSNVNPEVPHPRWSQASERRIGEGGLFAKRRPTLPFNGYANQVAELYAGMDLKKYY
- a CDS encoding sulfite oxidase heme-binding subunit YedZ; this translates as MAARQWQAPAGRALKPLLFVLCLLPMLYLAWGAATDGLGANPAERLIRDSGDWTLRLLCATLAVTPLRRLLAWPALARLRRMLGLFTFSYACLHLSCYAVLDMGLDVPAIVGDVLQRPFILVGMVAYALLLLLWLTSFATVIRRLGGRTWQTLHRSIYLVALLAMVHFFLMRAGKRDFAEVFAYGVLLAALLGARLPWWRRARWSAARRPGSLSQK
- the lysA gene encoding diaminopimelate decarboxylase encodes the protein MNDAAPLPGRPHLHYRSGALHLEDARLADLAREYGTPLYVYSRAAMLDALAAYQRGFAGRRARICYAMKANSSLAVLQVFARAGCGFDIVSGGELQRVLAAGADPATVVFSGVGKTRGEMRQALQAGIACFNVESEAELEVLSAVAQALGMRAPVSIRVNPNVDAHTHPYISTGLKDNKFGVAHERVLATYRRAAQLPGLQVKGIDCHIGSQITEETPYLDAMDKVLDLVQAVEAQGIALEHIDFGGGLGIDYQGDTPPAADALWAKLLARVDQRGYGQRLLMVEPGRSLVGNAGVCLTEVLYLKPGEQKNFCIVDAAMNDLPRPMMYEAYHAIVPLDQASSAPHQTYDVVGPICESGDWLGRERSLAVRPGDWLAVLSAGAYCSAMGSTYNTRARAAEVLVDGAQVHLVRERESVSDIFRCERLLPAEKI
- the lptM gene encoding LPS translocon maturation chaperone LptM, with product MPTIRQHSLSASLTLAACALLLASCGQRGPLYLPAPEAAGVPAQAPAAASAPAPQTTQDAATPARKQP